A window of Paraburkholderia bryophila contains these coding sequences:
- a CDS encoding TetR/AcrR family transcriptional regulator: MSKTTNQAPESPSPGQRGSADHERRHQIIAAADEHFRLYGYRKTSVADLGKAIGVSSTYLYRFFSSKQAIGEAVCATVLERMEAELRSVVDGPGTATQRLRRFMQLTLERSLEIFFDGTRLHELVISAMEESWGTATTHESVLLGMTRELVQAGRSSGEFERKTPIDEVVVGISEAMRLFAHPVALQFRPRDQLEAALAAVSSLVLRSLAP, from the coding sequence ATGAGCAAGACTACCAACCAAGCGCCCGAATCGCCGTCTCCCGGCCAGCGTGGCAGTGCGGACCATGAGCGGCGCCACCAGATCATTGCGGCAGCGGATGAACATTTCCGCCTGTACGGTTATAGAAAGACCTCCGTGGCCGATCTCGGCAAGGCAATCGGTGTGTCCAGCACGTATCTCTATCGGTTTTTCAGCTCCAAGCAGGCCATTGGAGAGGCGGTTTGCGCAACGGTGCTGGAACGGATGGAAGCTGAGTTGCGAAGCGTGGTCGACGGGCCAGGCACAGCGACGCAACGCTTGCGGCGCTTTATGCAACTGACGCTTGAGCGCAGTCTGGAGATTTTCTTTGACGGCACTCGGCTTCACGAACTGGTGATCTCCGCGATGGAGGAGTCGTGGGGCACCGCGACGACACATGAGTCGGTGCTTCTCGGCATGACGCGCGAGTTGGTGCAGGCGGGAAGGTCGTCGGGTGAGTTTGAGCGCAAAACGCCCATCGATGAGGTGGTCGTTGGTATATCCGAGGCAATGCGATTATTTGCGCATCCGGTGGCCCTTCAGTTCCGTCCACGTGACCAGCTGGAAGCGGCACTTGCTGCCGTCTCCAGCCTCGTTTTGCGAAGTCTCGCCCCATAG
- a CDS encoding TetR/AcrR family transcriptional regulator → MKKANTSREIPVDTASEVDQPLEKTAPTRGRPRSEAAAASVLNAAYACAAQEDARNVTIEAIAKASGVSKVTIYRWWEDKQALLTDAFLWHIQRQVPLSESGDPIRAIHRHAVLYLSQLNGEMGRVLRVVLAECLTKSGDTSVFCERYLNHRRELGGRVIAAGQRSGAIPSKRSPFLLYDQIYGTIFYRFVFGFPGLNTRFVRELIEHTFHGP, encoded by the coding sequence ATGAAGAAAGCAAACACTAGCCGGGAGATCCCCGTCGATACAGCCTCGGAGGTCGATCAACCACTCGAGAAGACCGCCCCTACCCGGGGCCGGCCTCGGTCCGAGGCCGCAGCTGCGTCAGTTCTCAACGCGGCGTATGCATGCGCTGCCCAGGAAGATGCACGCAACGTAACCATCGAGGCTATCGCCAAGGCATCCGGGGTCTCGAAGGTGACGATTTACAGATGGTGGGAAGACAAGCAGGCGCTGCTTACCGACGCCTTCCTTTGGCACATCCAGCGTCAGGTCCCGCTTTCAGAAAGCGGCGATCCGATTCGAGCGATCCATCGGCACGCGGTCCTGTACCTCTCGCAATTGAACGGAGAGATGGGGCGTGTCCTGAGGGTTGTCCTCGCCGAGTGCCTGACGAAGTCGGGTGACACATCAGTGTTTTGCGAGCGCTACCTGAATCACCGGCGCGAACTTGGCGGGCGCGTAATCGCCGCCGGGCAACGTTCGGGCGCAATCCCCTCGAAACGCTCACCGTTTCTTTTGTATGACCAGATCTACGGAACGATTTTTTATCGATTTGTGTTCGGCTTCCCGGGCCTGAACACCCGATTTGTCCGCGAGCTCATCGAGCACACATTCCACGGCCCATGA
- a CDS encoding alpha/beta hydrolase has product MYVRNDSTIRTEELSLVGRSQVIAMRSYRPDDGKGLPVVLYFHGGGFTSGCLDDAAEAATQISRITPAWVVSVGYSLAPRFPFPTALEDTFIAMQWAVRNAKAWGADPGRIGVAGHDAGGNLATCLAAVVRDRAEFKISAQALLAPLLDPSLTRVAGDWDARTSDLNARQCARGYRAYLPDPVVGMHPYAAPIESRRLKGLPPAFIGSPESDFLHAESERYASQLSAAGVPTEIFHCPNASHEPVASNFHVLAEVAEFFQRWLAPRLGRRKATLLQF; this is encoded by the coding sequence ATGTACGTGAGAAACGACTCGACGATCAGGACAGAAGAACTTTCTCTGGTGGGGCGCTCGCAGGTCATCGCGATGCGGAGCTACAGGCCCGACGATGGGAAAGGGCTACCTGTCGTGCTTTACTTTCACGGAGGCGGCTTTACGAGTGGATGTCTGGACGACGCAGCAGAAGCGGCCACGCAAATTTCGCGCATCACACCCGCTTGGGTCGTATCCGTCGGATATTCACTGGCTCCGCGGTTTCCGTTTCCAACAGCCCTTGAGGACACTTTTATTGCCATGCAATGGGCGGTTAGGAACGCAAAAGCCTGGGGCGCAGATCCCGGGAGAATTGGAGTGGCGGGTCACGATGCCGGCGGAAACCTTGCAACATGTCTCGCCGCTGTCGTGCGCGACCGAGCAGAATTCAAGATATCAGCTCAAGCGCTTCTCGCGCCTTTGCTTGACCCGAGCTTGACACGGGTTGCGGGAGATTGGGACGCTCGGACCTCGGATCTGAACGCTCGCCAGTGTGCGCGTGGGTATCGAGCGTATCTGCCTGATCCAGTGGTAGGGATGCATCCGTACGCGGCGCCGATTGAGTCAAGGCGCCTGAAAGGACTGCCTCCAGCGTTTATCGGATCCCCGGAAAGCGATTTTCTTCATGCCGAAAGTGAGAGATACGCCAGCCAATTGAGTGCCGCAGGCGTGCCGACGGAAATTTTTCATTGCCCGAATGCCTCACACGAGCCGGTGGCGTCGAACTTCCACGTACTTGCGGAGGTGGCGGAGTTTTTCCAGAGGTGGCTTGCACCCCGACTCGGGAGGCGTAAAGCAACGCTGCTGCAATT
- a CDS encoding DUF302 domain-containing protein, with product MIKQIQVSQVTISTTRPFDDVIHAFESQVGSLEETDWQQVVSDSSDKGAFEQRINESLGSSGFTRFLTVDHGKWMALQGHPSKFVMYTIGNPFIAITMLRHDVEAGLDVPVRIAIYEHHSGDTRFTYNIPSSLLSGINNPSLHEAALKLDSKLMALAESVTGSIA from the coding sequence GTGATCAAACAGATCCAGGTTTCACAGGTAACGATCTCGACAACCAGACCGTTCGATGACGTGATCCATGCCTTCGAGTCACAAGTGGGTTCGCTGGAAGAAACGGACTGGCAACAGGTCGTTTCCGACTCGTCTGATAAGGGCGCCTTTGAGCAACGGATCAACGAAAGTCTCGGGTCGAGTGGCTTCACACGATTTTTGACCGTCGACCACGGGAAATGGATGGCGCTGCAAGGACACCCATCCAAGTTTGTGATGTATACCATCGGCAATCCGTTCATCGCGATCACGATGCTACGGCACGATGTTGAAGCGGGACTCGATGTTCCCGTACGAATTGCAATCTACGAGCATCACAGCGGTGACACAAGGTTCACCTACAACATTCCATCCAGCTTATTGAGCGGCATAAACAATCCGTCGTTGCACGAGGCCGCACTAAAGTTGGACTCCAAGCTCATGGCGCTCGCGGAATCAGTCACGGGATCTATCGCCTGA
- a CDS encoding amidohydrolase, protein MMKAELEIDNLVQVRRHVCGGLGVAPEEHRTAAAVAARLKELGVDVYTGIGETGVVGVIEGRSNSSGLRIGLRADMDALQISDHQDVAHHFLCEGRMHGRGQDVHTAILLGAAEVFVDSRNFDGTLILIFQPADEGSYGAKAMLEDGLLERFPVDSFWGLHAWPGLQLGTAAVHSGECMAAVDYFDIDVIGKGCHGGMPQEGVDSILAASHLVTALQSIPTRNVHPRDSAVVGVAKIHGGYEYHVHPERVTVSGSVRAHKESVLEVLELRVRELSRSVAAAFGATVDIRYQRNYPPTINDLELARIAAKVAETVVGEGNVFQSMLPSMAAEDFSYFVRERPGCYVWLGSDEGGASHQRQHPKHETNDQLVDLGVSYWVELVRKLLPI, encoded by the coding sequence ATGATGAAAGCGGAATTGGAGATCGATAACCTGGTTCAGGTTCGGCGGCACGTGTGCGGAGGCCTTGGCGTCGCGCCTGAAGAGCATCGCACGGCTGCTGCTGTTGCTGCACGTCTGAAAGAGCTCGGGGTAGATGTGTACACGGGCATCGGCGAGACCGGTGTGGTGGGCGTGATCGAAGGGAGGTCGAATTCGAGCGGCTTGCGAATTGGGCTGAGGGCGGACATGGACGCGTTGCAGATCTCCGATCACCAAGATGTCGCGCATCATTTTCTTTGCGAAGGCAGAATGCACGGTCGCGGCCAGGATGTTCATACGGCGATACTTCTGGGCGCCGCCGAGGTCTTTGTGGACTCCAGAAATTTCGACGGCACGCTCATCCTGATTTTTCAGCCCGCCGACGAGGGGTCCTACGGCGCGAAGGCCATGCTCGAGGACGGATTGCTTGAGCGTTTTCCTGTCGATTCGTTTTGGGGCCTTCATGCCTGGCCCGGATTGCAATTGGGTACCGCAGCAGTGCACAGCGGCGAGTGCATGGCGGCCGTCGACTATTTTGATATCGATGTGATCGGCAAGGGCTGCCACGGAGGGATGCCTCAGGAAGGCGTTGACTCGATTTTGGCGGCGTCTCACCTGGTGACGGCCTTGCAATCGATTCCGACACGCAATGTCCATCCGCGAGACTCTGCGGTCGTGGGCGTTGCCAAAATTCACGGCGGGTATGAATATCATGTGCACCCCGAAAGAGTGACGGTAAGCGGGTCAGTGCGTGCACACAAAGAGTCCGTGCTGGAAGTGCTGGAATTGCGAGTTCGTGAACTTTCTCGCTCTGTTGCGGCGGCTTTCGGTGCGACCGTAGACATCCGGTATCAACGGAACTATCCACCGACCATTAATGACCTGGAACTGGCGCGGATCGCAGCAAAAGTAGCGGAGACCGTGGTCGGGGAGGGCAATGTTTTTCAAAGCATGCTGCCGTCCATGGCTGCCGAAGACTTCTCGTATTTCGTGCGGGAAAGACCCGGTTGTTATGTCTGGCTGGGCAGTGACGAAGGCGGAGCGTCACACCAGCGTCAGCATCCTAAGCATGAAACTAACGATCAACTCGTTGACCTCGGAGTGTCGTACTGGGTGGAACTCGTCAGAAAGCTGTTACCCATCTAG
- a CDS encoding DUF3311 domain-containing protein, producing MSWIGYIAVLPCLGIFVGIFFENRVRPFVFGMPFLFFWIVACVIGASLALFLINLLSPSEADAESGERS from the coding sequence ATGTCATGGATCGGCTACATCGCAGTCCTCCCGTGTCTAGGCATATTCGTCGGAATATTCTTTGAAAATAGGGTCAGGCCGTTTGTTTTCGGCATGCCGTTCCTGTTTTTCTGGATCGTGGCTTGTGTGATAGGGGCGTCTCTGGCTTTATTCTTGATCAACCTGCTTAGCCCTTCCGAGGCAGACGCCGAGAGTGGAGAGCGGTCGTGA
- a CDS encoding sodium:solute symporter family protein, with product MNLSVSVIVITILASVLLSAVARVGRQMNFEQWSVGNRRFGTLFVFLLMAGESFTTFTVLGASGFAYGHGGAVYYILAYECIAYTLSYWLLPLIWRYGTKHQLVSLPDFLRKKYDNRALSVLAAVVGIIALIPYIVLQLKGMGIIIGTASYGALSPTVGVLLGAVAIGLNVLLSGVHGSAWVSSVKDVLILCLVVFLGLFLPTHFYGSIPAMFSSLDSSRPGFLAISSSGFSAVWFSSTIILSALGFFMWPHVFAATFTSGGVAILRRNACLLPIYSLLLALVFLVGFTAVGVLPELKGSKADLSLFALSMQALPSWMIAVLGATGALCAIVPGSMLVLTTAILLSRNVLATAYPRFADDHSGRLAKALVPIIVVVSTVFALSGNQTVVALLLMGYNFVAQLAPSLFASLLRRNPGTARGAIAGIGVGTISVALMTFANAHLSTLLRQLPAGVRDVNVGIIALLLNVATFAAVSVAERRMKVPVKCCESADVVQNGLS from the coding sequence GTGAATCTTTCTGTGTCTGTCATCGTCATCACGATTCTGGCATCGGTCCTTTTGAGCGCCGTCGCGCGCGTGGGGCGGCAGATGAACTTCGAACAGTGGAGCGTCGGAAATCGGCGATTTGGCACACTGTTCGTTTTTCTGCTGATGGCTGGCGAAAGTTTCACTACATTCACCGTGCTCGGCGCGAGTGGGTTCGCATATGGGCATGGCGGGGCCGTGTATTACATCCTGGCCTATGAATGCATCGCATATACGCTGTCCTATTGGCTCTTGCCGCTTATCTGGCGATACGGCACGAAACATCAACTCGTCTCCTTGCCGGATTTCTTGCGAAAAAAATACGACAACCGAGCCTTGAGTGTGCTCGCGGCTGTAGTCGGAATCATCGCGCTCATTCCGTATATCGTCTTGCAACTGAAAGGAATGGGGATAATTATCGGCACGGCCTCTTACGGTGCGCTCTCTCCGACGGTAGGGGTGCTACTGGGGGCCGTCGCCATTGGGTTGAACGTGCTGCTGTCTGGCGTTCACGGCTCGGCATGGGTGTCGTCGGTCAAGGACGTGCTAATTCTGTGCCTTGTCGTCTTTCTCGGTCTCTTCCTTCCTACCCACTTCTACGGCAGCATTCCTGCCATGTTTTCCTCGTTAGACAGCAGTAGGCCGGGCTTTCTGGCGATTTCGTCTAGCGGTTTCAGTGCCGTCTGGTTCAGCTCGACCATCATTCTGTCGGCGCTTGGATTTTTTATGTGGCCTCATGTTTTCGCCGCTACCTTCACATCCGGTGGCGTGGCGATATTGCGCCGCAATGCTTGCCTGCTTCCTATCTATAGTCTCTTACTCGCCTTGGTATTTCTCGTGGGCTTTACCGCGGTCGGTGTGCTGCCCGAACTGAAAGGATCGAAAGCAGATCTGAGCTTGTTTGCGCTGTCGATGCAAGCATTGCCCTCCTGGATGATTGCAGTTTTGGGCGCTACGGGAGCGCTCTGTGCAATTGTTCCTGGGTCAATGTTGGTACTCACAACAGCCATCCTTCTTTCCAGAAACGTTCTGGCTACTGCCTATCCCAGGTTCGCGGACGATCATTCAGGTCGTCTGGCAAAGGCGCTAGTGCCGATTATCGTTGTCGTTAGTACTGTGTTTGCGCTTTCGGGGAACCAGACTGTCGTGGCGCTGCTGTTGATGGGCTATAACTTTGTTGCTCAGCTTGCACCCTCATTGTTCGCCAGCTTGTTGCGACGAAACCCGGGTACGGCGAGGGGCGCGATTGCCGGAATTGGTGTTGGGACCATCTCAGTTGCGCTCATGACGTTTGCCAATGCTCATCTAAGCACACTGCTACGGCAGTTACCGGCTGGAGTTCGTGACGTGAACGTTGGAATTATTGCGTTATTGCTCAACGTTGCCACATTCGCGGCGGTGAGCGTCGCGGAACGCCGCATGAAAGTCCCCGTGAAATGTTGCGAAAGTGCGGACGTTGTACAGAACGGTTTGAGTTAA
- a CDS encoding alpha/beta fold hydrolase → MKISSWLLGGLVSAFAMVSAALPGAAEAAEKYVNTPNQYVTVDGVRLAYRSLGASENAPPLVLLQHFTGTMDDWDSALIDGLAKRRRVIILANPGIGASAGPAPDSVAGMAHLAEGFIDALNLKSVDILGFSIGGSVAQQIVADRPDLPRKMILVGAGPQGGEGIKDLQSVIADGIKRAGEMKVHPKVALFFTATDAGIAAGNAYVKRSNNHTVDVEQQASQESIGAQAKALITWGMSPSNFAQLEAIKQSVLIVNGSHDLIIPTVNSYVLFQHIPNARLILYPDSGHGSLFQYHDLFVAEANAFLDGVH, encoded by the coding sequence ATGAAAATCTCTTCCTGGCTGTTGGGTGGTTTGGTTAGCGCTTTTGCTATGGTCAGCGCGGCACTGCCTGGTGCCGCAGAAGCTGCGGAAAAGTACGTGAATACGCCCAACCAATACGTAACCGTTGATGGTGTCCGGCTTGCATACCGTAGCCTCGGTGCCAGTGAAAACGCGCCACCGTTGGTGTTGTTGCAGCACTTCACGGGGACAATGGACGATTGGGATTCCGCATTGATCGATGGACTTGCCAAGCGGCGTCGCGTCATCATTCTGGCAAATCCGGGCATTGGTGCATCGGCTGGCCCGGCGCCGGACTCTGTCGCCGGGATGGCGCATCTGGCGGAAGGATTCATCGACGCGTTGAACCTGAAGTCGGTTGATATTCTCGGGTTTTCGATTGGCGGTTCGGTCGCCCAGCAAATAGTCGCCGATCGTCCGGATCTCCCCCGCAAGATGATCCTCGTCGGTGCTGGACCGCAAGGCGGCGAGGGTATCAAGGATCTCCAGAGCGTGATCGCCGATGGGATTAAACGGGCCGGCGAAATGAAGGTTCATCCGAAGGTGGCGTTGTTCTTTACAGCGACTGATGCAGGTATCGCTGCGGGGAATGCGTATGTCAAACGGAGTAACAACCATACCGTTGATGTCGAGCAGCAGGCTTCGCAGGAGTCGATCGGGGCGCAGGCCAAGGCGCTGATCACGTGGGGGATGTCGCCTTCCAATTTTGCGCAACTTGAGGCGATTAAGCAGTCAGTACTTATCGTGAACGGTAGCCACGATCTGATCATTCCCACCGTCAACTCGTATGTGCTGTTCCAACATATTCCGAACGCGCGCCTGATTCTTTATCCGGACTCGGGCCATGGCTCGTTGTTTCAGTACCACGACCTGTTCGTGGCAGAGGCCAACGCGTTCCTTGATGGCGTGCATTAA